A single Flavobacteriales bacterium DNA region contains:
- a CDS encoding DEAD/DEAH box helicase: protein MKFEDINLHASLMEAISYMGYNECTPIQEQAMPEILKGTDLIACAQTGTGKT from the coding sequence ATGAAGTTTGAAGATATAAATTTGCACGCCTCGTTAATGGAAGCAATCTCCTATATGGGATATAATGAATGTACTCCTATACAGGAACAAGCAATGCCAGAAATTCTTAAAGGCACCGACCTAATCGCTTGTGCCCAAACAGGAACAGGTAAAAC
- the gldN gene encoding gliding motility protein GldN: MKNLIYVVVATVLLTALSSCGGKESNGPIPSVSLIMESDYKWKQEVISVIDVREAENIGFAKGLEEGEALIDVLLDAALGEKAVPTYHPFFGAEYPLTVEELHEKAGTRLDTTWVPSPEPPYLLEPVASEEVFDRSTVVKYYVKENWYYSDDENIAAKEIIGIIAVIEVFDFNNNFKGNKPLFSVQMDEVKDILWNANVVDLEVDGNEVSYLDAFKNGNYSASIKQGHPKTNNKVALFTIDLPQEEERISEDIVWTQDVWSEMDLIEGQNVGFAYPESDDLFRKSLIKVIVDGVKENESIEIYENGVLGELMSRDEFNEITGSQIDTIILEKDMVKGEAKGMIVEEPWDYSMVEKFRIKEKWYFNSDKEVVEKRIVAFCPLEAAYDADEEFMGYRPLFWVCMNDLREVFSNSYIYEVEDISVPRTYQYIFMNRLFDSEILDGAKYKKPVVKIERDQV; encoded by the coding sequence ATGAAGAATTTAATATATGTAGTTGTGGCAACGGTTTTATTAACGGCCTTGAGCAGTTGTGGAGGAAAAGAGAGTAACGGACCTATCCCATCAGTAAGCTTAATTATGGAATCCGATTACAAATGGAAGCAGGAAGTAATAAGTGTAATTGATGTTAGAGAAGCGGAAAATATTGGTTTTGCAAAGGGTTTGGAAGAAGGTGAAGCCTTGATAGACGTGCTTCTAGATGCCGCTCTTGGAGAAAAAGCTGTTCCAACATATCATCCTTTCTTTGGTGCAGAATATCCTCTAACGGTAGAGGAGCTTCACGAAAAGGCCGGAACGAGGCTAGATACCACATGGGTACCAAGCCCAGAACCGCCATACTTATTAGAGCCTGTTGCTTCGGAAGAGGTTTTTGATAGATCTACGGTTGTAAAGTATTATGTAAAGGAAAACTGGTATTATTCAGACGATGAAAATATAGCTGCAAAGGAGATAATAGGGATAATTGCCGTTATTGAGGTATTTGATTTTAATAATAATTTTAAAGGGAATAAACCTTTATTCTCTGTACAGATGGACGAGGTAAAGGACATATTGTGGAATGCAAACGTGGTAGACTTAGAAGTTGATGGCAATGAAGTTTCTTATTTAGATGCGTTTAAAAATGGAAACTATTCTGCGTCAATAAAACAAGGTCATCCAAAGACAAATAATAAGGTTGCTTTATTTACAATTGATCTACCACAAGAAGAAGAACGGATATCGGAAGATATAGTTTGGACTCAGGATGTATGGAGTGAAATGGATTTAATTGAAGGGCAGAATGTCGGTTTTGCATATCCGGAATCCGACGACTTATTTCGCAAATCATTAATTAAAGTTATAGTTGATGGAGTAAAAGAGAATGAGTCAATTGAAATATACGAGAATGGAGTATTAGGAGAGCTAATGAGTCGTGATGAGTTTAATGAGATAACAGGATCGCAGATTGATACTATTATTTTAGAGAAAGACATGGTTAAGGGAGAGGCAAAGGGAATGATAGTAGAAGAGCCTTGGGACTACTCGATGGTAGAGAAATTTAGAATAAAAGAGAAGTGGTATTTCAATAGCGACAAAGAAGTAGTAGAGAAAAGAATAGTGGCATTTTGTCCTTTAGAAGCAGCTTACGATGCGGATGAAGAGTTTATGGGCTACAGGCCTCTCTTTTGGGTATGCATGAATGATCTTAGAGAAGTGTTTTCTAATTCTTATATCTATGAGGTAGAAGACATTTCTGTTCCGAGAACGTATCAGTACATATTCATGAATAGGTTATTTGATTCCGAAATACTGGATGGGGCTAAGTATAAAAAACCGGTTGTTAAGATTGAAAGAGATCAAGTTTAA